The proteins below are encoded in one region of Micromonospora sp. DSM 45708:
- a CDS encoding winged helix-turn-helix domain-containing protein: MSVDPFSPTPLYVQVADLIAKQIEAGKLEPRKPIPSESQIQQTYGIARGTARQAVALLRERGLVVTVPHRGTYVAWES, encoded by the coding sequence ATGAGCGTCGATCCGTTCTCCCCCACGCCGCTGTACGTCCAGGTGGCGGATTTGATCGCGAAGCAGATCGAAGCGGGGAAGCTGGAACCTCGGAAGCCGATCCCGAGCGAGTCTCAGATCCAGCAGACGTACGGCATCGCCCGGGGAACAGCTCGGCAAGCGGTGGCACTACTACGCGAGCGTGGCCTGGTCGTCACCGTTCCGCATCGAGGCACCTACGTCGCCTGGGAGTCGTGA
- a CDS encoding alpha/beta hydrolase, whose protein sequence is MEPDVLGAPYERRTIELGTDDEGPVVATLVRRRADRPTGRAVLYVHGFVDYFFQTHVADFFAERGWDFYALDLRKYGRSLLPHQTPNFCRDLSDYFPELDAAAEIIRAEEGHETLLAMGHSTGGLIISLWADARRDAGLVDGIVLNSPFFDINAPWLVRRPLAAAVSRLGRRAPQRILPFGLGTVYGESLHADHRGEWRYDLEWKPLAGFPVRAGWLNAIRTGQRRLRAGLGIPVPVLLACSTRTFRGTKWHDSATGADAVLDVEHMVRWAPRLGRHVTLARFDGGLHDLTLSSPAVREKVFAEVGRWAEGFLRVGPTEPEAAPPAPRRPADEPADATAEG, encoded by the coding sequence GTGGAACCGGACGTGCTGGGAGCACCCTACGAGCGGCGCACCATCGAGTTGGGCACCGACGACGAGGGACCGGTGGTCGCGACCCTGGTCCGCCGGCGGGCCGACCGCCCGACCGGCCGCGCCGTGCTCTACGTGCACGGCTTCGTCGACTACTTCTTCCAGACCCACGTGGCCGACTTCTTCGCCGAGCGCGGCTGGGACTTCTACGCCCTCGACCTGCGAAAATACGGCCGCAGCCTGCTGCCGCACCAGACGCCGAACTTCTGCCGCGACCTGAGCGACTACTTCCCCGAGCTGGACGCCGCCGCGGAGATCATCCGCGCCGAGGAGGGGCACGAGACGCTCCTCGCCATGGGCCACTCGACCGGCGGCCTGATCATCTCGCTCTGGGCGGACGCCCGCCGCGACGCCGGCCTAGTCGACGGCATCGTGCTGAACAGTCCCTTCTTCGACATCAACGCCCCCTGGCTGGTCCGTCGACCCCTCGCCGCCGCCGTCTCCCGCCTGGGCCGTCGGGCGCCGCAGCGCATCCTGCCGTTCGGGCTCGGCACCGTGTACGGCGAGAGCCTGCACGCCGACCACCGCGGCGAGTGGCGCTACGACCTGGAGTGGAAGCCGCTCGCCGGGTTCCCGGTCCGGGCCGGCTGGCTCAACGCGATCCGCACCGGCCAGCGCCGGCTCCGGGCCGGGCTGGGCATCCCGGTGCCGGTGCTGCTGGCCTGCTCCACCCGCACCTTCCGGGGCACCAAGTGGCACGACAGCGCCACCGGTGCCGACGCGGTGCTCGACGTGGAGCACATGGTGCGGTGGGCGCCCCGGCTCGGCCGGCACGTCACCCTGGCCCGCTTCGACGGCGGGCTGCACGACCTCACGCTCTCCAGTCCCGCCGTACGCGAAAAGGTCTTCGCGGAGGTCGGGCGGTGGGCAGAGGGCTTCCTCCGGGTGGGCCCGACCGAGCCGGAGGCCGCGCCGCCGGCCCCGCGCCGGCCGGCCGACGAGCCGGCCGACGCCACCGCCGAGGGCTGA
- a CDS encoding HPF/RaiA family ribosome-associated protein, whose amino-acid sequence MSAVANPATVAECLRVGAGFSQGDRNWIAEQFGTLDARLASFHADATELEVSVKDREARGQKVTLECWVAGRQKIVTTSTEEDLHAALNDVRDDLRRKLNDAKTRQEPRSNKHLRPTEQPAAVPLQVGEHEDAEREDAETA is encoded by the coding sequence ATGAGCGCCGTGGCGAACCCCGCGACCGTGGCCGAGTGCCTGCGCGTCGGCGCCGGGTTCTCCCAGGGCGACCGCAACTGGATCGCCGAGCAGTTCGGGACGCTGGACGCCCGGCTCGCCAGCTTCCACGCCGATGCCACCGAGCTGGAGGTGTCGGTCAAGGACCGCGAGGCCCGGGGCCAGAAGGTGACCCTGGAGTGCTGGGTCGCCGGCCGGCAGAAGATCGTGACCACCTCGACCGAGGAGGACCTGCACGCCGCGCTCAACGACGTCCGGGACGACCTGCGCCGCAAGCTCAACGACGCGAAGACCCGGCAGGAGCCGCGCAGCAACAAGCACCTGCGCCCGACGGAGCAGCCCGCGGCCGTCCCGCTCCAGGTCGGCGAGCACGAGGACGCCGAGCGCGAGGACGCCGAGACCGCCTGA
- a CDS encoding superoxide dismutase — MINLPNGFCPEGIARGTGTKIYVSSMADGCIWCADLRTGHGMLLVPPVAGTQATGLAVERGRIWAACGKMGGAAVYRESTGECLATYDFGGGFIDGVAATDKAVFFTDSEKAKVYCVEFGRHGSLPGQSGVRALPLPAGLGDPDACNTGIVAASAGKLIVVQARTGRLYCFDPRAGMAARISTGGVSVANGDGLLLRGRTLYVVRNRNNVIAKFRLNEQLTRATPVDVIRDCDLDEPSAVVSFGSSLYAVNARLSVPATPDTTYCVVRVRD, encoded by the coding sequence GTGATCAACCTGCCGAACGGGTTCTGCCCGGAGGGCATCGCCCGCGGCACCGGCACGAAGATCTACGTCAGCTCCATGGCCGACGGTTGTATCTGGTGCGCCGATCTGCGCACCGGTCACGGGATGCTGCTCGTGCCGCCGGTGGCCGGCACCCAGGCGACGGGGCTGGCCGTCGAACGGGGCCGGATCTGGGCGGCCTGCGGCAAGATGGGCGGCGCGGCCGTCTACCGTGAGTCGACAGGCGAATGCCTGGCGACGTACGACTTCGGCGGTGGGTTCATCGACGGCGTTGCCGCCACGGACAAGGCCGTGTTCTTCACCGACTCGGAGAAAGCCAAGGTCTACTGCGTCGAGTTCGGCCGCCACGGGTCGCTGCCCGGACAGTCGGGCGTACGCGCGCTGCCGTTGCCGGCCGGGCTCGGTGACCCCGACGCCTGCAACACCGGCATCGTCGCCGCCTCGGCGGGCAAGCTCATCGTGGTGCAGGCCAGGACCGGCCGGCTCTACTGCTTCGACCCCCGCGCGGGCATGGCCGCCCGGATCAGCACGGGCGGCGTGTCGGTCGCCAACGGCGACGGCCTCCTGCTCCGGGGGCGCACGCTGTACGTGGTGCGCAACCGGAACAACGTGATCGCCAAGTTCCGTCTCAACGAGCAGCTCACCCGGGCCACGCCGGTCGACGTGATCCGTGACTGCGACCTCGACGAGCCGTCGGCTGTGGTTTCCTTCGGCTCAAGCCTGTACGCGGTCAACGCGCGGTTGTCCGTACCGGCGACTCCCGACACCACGTACTGCGTCGTACGGGTGCGCGACTAA
- the ssb gene encoding single-stranded DNA-binding protein has product MFDTYVTIVGNVLTAPEWRRTTQSGTLVANFKVASTARRLDRDSGRWVDGNSLRVRVNCWRRLAEGVAASVAVGDPVIVAGRLYTRDWVDEAGTHRTLYELEAVAVGHDLSRGRSRFLRNQPRAATSSVEDADAEQRVHGEATEPVPDAQAPTRFDDRRFDDDFPPPEFATARVGLAGSLDRVVELDPFDDRPADPGTGDGTRPGGPTGGGDVRPGGPEAGEEDELAAEEGDEPAPAEDDELAEVELPVDDGTAGAGSGAARSGGAAASGRRGRRRTPVPA; this is encoded by the coding sequence ATGTTCGATACCTACGTCACGATCGTCGGCAACGTGCTGACCGCGCCGGAGTGGCGGCGGACCACGCAGAGCGGCACGCTGGTGGCCAACTTCAAGGTCGCCTCGACCGCGCGCCGGCTCGACCGGGACAGCGGCCGTTGGGTCGACGGCAACAGCCTGCGGGTCCGCGTCAACTGCTGGCGACGCCTGGCCGAGGGGGTGGCCGCCTCGGTGGCGGTGGGCGATCCGGTGATCGTCGCCGGCCGCCTCTACACCAGGGACTGGGTCGACGAGGCCGGCACCCACCGCACGCTCTACGAGCTGGAGGCGGTCGCGGTCGGGCACGACCTGTCCCGGGGACGGTCGCGTTTCCTGCGCAACCAGCCGCGTGCGGCCACCAGCTCGGTCGAGGACGCCGATGCGGAGCAGCGGGTGCACGGCGAGGCGACCGAGCCGGTGCCCGACGCGCAGGCACCGACCCGGTTCGACGACCGGCGGTTCGACGACGACTTCCCGCCGCCGGAGTTCGCGACGGCGCGGGTCGGCCTCGCCGGCTCGCTGGACCGGGTGGTCGAACTCGACCCGTTCGACGACCGGCCCGCCGACCCGGGGACCGGCGACGGCACGCGGCCGGGCGGCCCGACCGGTGGTGGGGACGTCCGGCCCGGTGGACCGGAGGCGGGGGAGGAGGACGAGTTGGCCGCCGAGGAGGGGGACGAGCCGGCCCCGGCTGAGGACGACGAGTTGGCCGAGGTCGAGCTGCCGGTCGACGACGGGACGGCCGGCGCGGGGTCGGGCGCTGCGCGGTCGGGTGGCGCGGCTGCCTCGGGCCGTCGCGGCCGGCGGCGTACGCCGGTGCCCGCCTGA